In one Niallia taxi genomic region, the following are encoded:
- a CDS encoding TraR/DksA C4-type zinc finger protein: protein MLTKEQISTLQKQLEEQKEQLTNRLNSKEEETMQDSVGELSTYDNHPADLGTELFERGRDLALEEHDQDELDKINAALQAIKDGNYGVCKVSGKEIPYERLEAIPTATTLKEYSDRENEQNRPVEEEILEPAHGNVFTHSDNAEIRDYEDSFQEVANYGTSETPSDLRGDYKDYNSLYTDNNPNDGFPEDYESFSANDAAVQEKGIYRTDKEKEYENTLEDSEVDAPFGDIPYKNRDSYTDNDSNKK, encoded by the coding sequence ATGCTTACAAAAGAACAAATATCCACATTGCAAAAACAATTAGAGGAACAGAAAGAGCAATTGACTAATAGATTAAATAGCAAAGAAGAAGAAACTATGCAAGATTCTGTCGGTGAATTATCGACCTACGATAATCATCCTGCTGATTTAGGCACAGAGTTATTCGAACGCGGAAGAGATCTAGCGTTAGAAGAGCATGACCAAGACGAATTGGACAAGATTAATGCTGCGCTTCAAGCAATAAAAGACGGAAACTACGGAGTCTGTAAGGTTTCGGGAAAAGAAATTCCTTATGAAAGATTAGAAGCTATTCCGACTGCTACTACTTTGAAGGAATACAGTGATCGCGAAAATGAACAAAACCGTCCTGTAGAAGAAGAGATATTGGAGCCTGCTCACGGCAATGTTTTTACACATAGCGATAATGCAGAAATCCGAGACTATGAAGATAGTTTTCAAGAGGTTGCCAACTATGGTACTTCTGAAACACCTTCCGATTTAAGAGGAGATTATAAAGATTACAATAGCCTATATACTGATAATAATCCAAATGACGGCTTCCCAGAGGACTATGAATCTTTTTCTGCAAACGATGCAGCCGTACAAGAAAAAGGGATTTATCGTACAGACAAAGAGAAGGAATATGAAAATACGCTTGAAGACTCAGAAGTTGATGCTCCATTTGGCGATATTCCTTACAAAAATAGAGACAGCTATACAGATAATGATAGTAACAAAAAATAA
- a CDS encoding isochorismate synthase: MKESKGLLLEGSELKTSTSILRSKVIKLEQKQDFLTIFAQNEQYKGKRFFWKSPDGASVFAGIGICRMLQSNGMEQIYEAVEKEWQELLEGSEINNPFQTAGVGPMLFGGFSFDPKKTRTNLWDNFKDAHFYLPAIMFSEIDGEQYVTVNQYGNRNDLVEVIQACFEELEKSGDISTVNTHSNKLLDSKEINGDQWKKMVTEVVQDLGQSLKKVVLARESRLVFEQDIRTEAVLENLLNRQKNSYVFALESDKDCFIGASPERLVKKAGKQVFSVCLAGSIARGMNEEDDESLGQELLNDPKNRVEHDYVVQMIRSAMEKVCSTFEIPNEPRLLKMRDIQHLFTPVTGKLKKSASVLSLIELLHPTPALGGYPQALAIEKIREAEMLDRGLYGAPIGWLDYRGNGEFAVSIRSALIQKNEASLFAGCGVVKDSNAEMEFKETAIKFKPMLSALGGQLG; this comes from the coding sequence ATGAAAGAAAGTAAAGGACTTCTGTTAGAAGGCAGTGAATTAAAGACTTCCACTTCTATTTTAAGAAGTAAAGTGATAAAGCTGGAGCAAAAACAAGATTTTTTAACAATATTTGCCCAGAATGAACAATATAAAGGAAAACGATTTTTTTGGAAAAGTCCTGATGGAGCTTCGGTGTTTGCCGGCATTGGGATTTGTAGAATGCTTCAATCTAATGGAATGGAGCAGATATATGAAGCAGTAGAAAAGGAATGGCAAGAGCTTCTCGAAGGCAGTGAAATTAATAATCCATTCCAGACAGCAGGCGTCGGTCCAATGTTATTTGGCGGCTTCTCCTTTGATCCTAAAAAGACACGAACAAATCTTTGGGATAATTTTAAAGATGCCCATTTTTATTTGCCTGCTATCATGTTCAGTGAAATAGATGGAGAGCAGTACGTTACAGTCAATCAATACGGAAATAGGAACGATTTGGTAGAAGTTATCCAAGCTTGTTTCGAGGAGCTTGAAAAAAGCGGAGATATATCTACAGTTAATACCCATTCTAATAAATTGTTGGACAGTAAAGAAATTAATGGTGACCAGTGGAAAAAGATGGTGACAGAGGTTGTCCAGGACCTAGGACAATCCTTAAAAAAGGTTGTATTGGCAAGAGAAAGCAGATTAGTTTTTGAACAAGATATTAGGACAGAAGCTGTACTAGAGAATTTGCTGAACAGGCAAAAGAATAGCTATGTATTTGCATTAGAATCAGATAAAGATTGTTTTATCGGAGCTTCACCAGAAAGACTTGTCAAAAAAGCAGGAAAACAAGTCTTTTCCGTATGCTTGGCCGGGTCTATTGCTCGGGGAATGAATGAAGAAGACGATGAGTCTTTAGGACAGGAACTATTGAATGATCCGAAAAACAGAGTGGAGCATGATTATGTCGTGCAAATGATAAGATCTGCAATGGAAAAGGTGTGCAGCACATTTGAGATTCCAAATGAGCCGCGTCTTTTGAAAATGAGGGATATTCAGCACTTATTTACTCCAGTTACAGGAAAGTTGAAAAAATCAGCCTCTGTTTTATCTCTAATCGAATTATTGCATCCTACACCTGCATTAGGAGGATACCCACAAGCACTGGCAATAGAAAAAATCCGCGAGGCTGAAATGTTAGACAGAGGTCTTTACGGGGCGCCAATTGGCTGGCTTGATTATCGAGGCAATGGGGAATTTGCTGTGAGCATTCGTTCAGCCCTTATTCAAAAAAACGAAGCCTCATTGTTTGCAGGCTGTGGTGTCGTTAAAGATTCAAATGCTGAAATGGAATTTAAGGAAACGGCAATTAAATTCAAGCCGATGCTTTCTGCGTTAGGAGGTCAATTAGGATGA